One genomic segment of Protaetiibacter intestinalis includes these proteins:
- the mnmA gene encoding tRNA 2-thiouridine(34) synthase MnmA, with product MKVLAAMSGGVDSAVAAARAVEAGHEVVGVHLALSRMPGTLRTGSRGCCTIEDSMDARRAAAKLGIPFYVWDFSERFRADVVDDFVAEYAAGRTPNPCMRCNERIKFAALLDKALALGFDAVVTGHYAEVRQGPDGVELHRAAAWAKDQSYVLGVLTAEQLAHSWFPLGATPSKAEVRAEAEARGLSVAAKPDSHDICFIPDGDTRGWLASRVGAEEGAILDRSGERIGTHPGAAAFTVGQRKGLNIGYPSPDGRPRFVLEVRPKTNEVVVGPKEALAISELAGARFSWAGAAPADAASGFDCEVQVRAHADPVPATARLEDGELVIRVEEPIEGVAPGQTAVVYVGTRVVGQCTIDRTVSAVPASR from the coding sequence GTGAAGGTACTCGCGGCGATGAGCGGCGGCGTCGACAGCGCCGTCGCGGCCGCGCGCGCCGTCGAGGCGGGCCACGAGGTGGTCGGCGTGCACCTCGCGCTCAGCCGGATGCCGGGGACGCTGCGCACCGGATCCCGAGGCTGCTGCACGATCGAGGACTCGATGGACGCCCGCCGCGCCGCCGCCAAGCTCGGCATCCCCTTCTACGTGTGGGACTTCTCGGAGCGCTTCCGCGCCGACGTGGTCGACGACTTCGTCGCCGAGTACGCGGCTGGCCGCACCCCCAACCCGTGCATGCGCTGCAACGAGCGCATCAAGTTCGCGGCCCTGCTCGACAAGGCGCTCGCGCTCGGCTTCGACGCCGTCGTCACCGGCCACTACGCCGAGGTGCGGCAGGGCCCGGATGGCGTGGAGCTGCACCGCGCCGCCGCCTGGGCGAAGGACCAGTCCTACGTGCTCGGTGTGCTCACCGCCGAGCAGCTCGCGCACTCCTGGTTCCCGCTCGGCGCCACCCCTTCGAAGGCCGAGGTGCGGGCGGAGGCGGAGGCGCGCGGGCTCTCGGTCGCGGCGAAGCCCGACAGCCACGACATCTGCTTCATCCCCGACGGCGACACCCGCGGCTGGCTCGCCTCCCGCGTCGGCGCGGAGGAGGGTGCGATCCTCGACCGCTCCGGCGAGCGCATCGGCACCCACCCGGGCGCCGCGGCGTTCACGGTGGGTCAGCGCAAGGGCCTCAACATCGGCTACCCGTCCCCGGACGGCCGCCCGCGCTTCGTGCTCGAGGTGCGCCCGAAGACCAACGAGGTGGTCGTCGGCCCGAAGGAGGCGCTCGCGATCTCCGAGCTCGCCGGCGCCCGCTTCAGCTGGGCGGGCGCCGCACCCGCGGATGCCGCATCCGGTTTCGACTGCGAGGTGCAGGTGCGCGCCCACGCCGACCCGGTGCCCGCGACCGCCCGCCTCGAGGACGGCGAGCTCGTCATCCGCGTCGAGGAGCCCATCGAGGGCGTCGCCCCCGGCCAGACCGCCGTCGTCTACGTCGGCACCCGCGTCGTCGGCCAGTGCACGATCGACCGCACCGTCTCCGCCGTCCCAGCCTCCCGCTAG
- the glgX gene encoding glycogen debranching protein GlgX, producing the protein MSPADPFRSLGVHLTSRGGEIRVWSANATSIELCIFDADDLSWVAKRVPLTRDGDVWHATTRSLAAGTWYALSVDGPDGPTHDFDPDRYLLDPYARGLARTRDGAWRGYVQDDAFDWGGVGKPNTPLDHTVIYEAHAKGLTKLNPALPEELRGTYAGLAHPSTIEYLKELGVTAVELLPVHQFVSEQRLAKMGLVNYWGYNTLNFFTPHGAYATRDAQFGGTGAVLREFKGMVKLLHEAGLEVILDVVYNHTAEEGRGGPTSSFRGIDNASYYRQQADGSYIDTTGCGNTLDYELEVTQRLVLDSLRYWANEVQIDGFRFDLAATLGRGAGAEFSTDHPLLHAILEDPALQGVKMIAEPWDVGMGGWQVGNFPRGWSEWNDGYRDRMRNFWLRDIARARETGSASEGIGSLARRLAGSNHVFSLERGPLASINFITAHDGFTAADLVAYDKKHNLGNGENNRDGTSDNKSYNHGVEGPTSDETIQATRRKAVRNLLGTLLLSAGIPMLTAGDEFGRTQRGNNNAYCHDSELTWLSWDRNEWQQDLFEVVQTLIRLRRENPALRPVRFGRWGETTPSASQMDWYNKEGQAMSLEDWDSPEERTLQYLAASTPEFEEFNRILLVVHGLETDVTVTLPAHEGVERYTLLWDSGHDDITGIEGVHHPGEELAMAPTSMLLFRAD; encoded by the coding sequence ATGTCGCCCGCCGATCCCTTTCGCAGCCTCGGCGTGCACCTCACCTCGCGCGGCGGCGAGATCCGGGTGTGGAGCGCGAACGCCACCTCGATCGAGCTGTGCATCTTCGACGCCGACGACCTCTCCTGGGTCGCGAAGCGCGTGCCGCTCACCCGCGACGGCGACGTCTGGCACGCGACCACGCGATCCCTCGCGGCGGGCACCTGGTACGCGCTGAGCGTCGACGGACCGGACGGCCCCACCCACGACTTCGACCCCGATCGGTACCTGCTCGACCCGTACGCGCGCGGCCTCGCCCGCACCCGCGACGGCGCCTGGCGCGGCTACGTGCAGGACGACGCCTTCGACTGGGGCGGCGTCGGCAAGCCGAACACCCCGCTCGATCACACCGTCATCTACGAGGCCCACGCGAAGGGCCTCACGAAGCTCAACCCGGCGCTGCCGGAGGAGCTGCGGGGCACCTACGCCGGTCTCGCGCACCCGTCGACCATCGAGTACCTGAAGGAGCTCGGCGTCACGGCGGTCGAGCTGCTGCCGGTGCACCAGTTCGTCTCCGAGCAGCGGCTCGCGAAGATGGGCCTCGTCAACTACTGGGGCTACAACACCCTCAACTTCTTCACCCCGCACGGCGCCTACGCGACGCGCGACGCCCAGTTCGGCGGCACCGGCGCGGTGCTGCGCGAGTTCAAGGGCATGGTCAAGCTGCTGCACGAGGCGGGGCTCGAGGTGATCCTCGACGTCGTCTACAACCACACCGCCGAGGAGGGCCGCGGCGGCCCCACGAGCTCGTTCCGCGGCATCGACAACGCGAGCTACTACCGCCAGCAGGCCGACGGCAGCTACATCGACACCACCGGCTGCGGCAACACGCTCGACTACGAGCTCGAGGTCACCCAGCGGCTCGTGCTCGACTCGCTGCGCTACTGGGCGAACGAGGTGCAGATCGACGGCTTCCGCTTCGACCTCGCCGCCACCCTCGGCCGCGGCGCGGGTGCGGAGTTCTCGACCGACCATCCGCTGCTGCACGCCATCCTCGAGGACCCGGCGCTGCAGGGCGTCAAGATGATCGCCGAGCCGTGGGATGTCGGCATGGGCGGCTGGCAGGTGGGCAACTTCCCGCGCGGCTGGTCGGAGTGGAACGACGGCTACCGCGACCGGATGCGCAACTTCTGGCTGCGGGACATCGCGCGGGCGCGCGAGACCGGCTCGGCGAGCGAGGGCATCGGCTCGCTCGCACGGCGGCTCGCCGGCTCGAACCACGTGTTCTCGCTCGAGCGCGGGCCGCTCGCGAGCATCAACTTCATCACCGCCCACGACGGTTTCACGGCGGCCGATCTGGTGGCCTACGACAAGAAGCACAACCTCGGCAACGGCGAGAACAACCGCGACGGCACGAGCGACAACAAGTCCTACAACCACGGCGTCGAGGGCCCGACGAGCGACGAGACGATCCAGGCCACCCGGCGCAAGGCCGTGCGCAACCTGCTCGGCACCCTGCTGCTGAGCGCCGGCATCCCGATGCTCACCGCGGGCGACGAGTTCGGCCGCACCCAGCGCGGCAACAACAACGCGTACTGCCACGACTCGGAGCTCACCTGGCTCAGCTGGGACCGCAACGAGTGGCAGCAGGACCTCTTCGAGGTCGTGCAGACGCTCATCCGACTGCGCCGCGAGAACCCGGCGCTGCGCCCCGTGCGCTTCGGGCGCTGGGGTGAGACGACCCCCTCGGCGAGCCAGATGGACTGGTACAACAAGGAGGGCCAGGCGATGAGCCTCGAGGACTGGGACTCCCCCGAGGAGCGCACCCTGCAGTACCTCGCCGCGTCGACGCCCGAGTTCGAGGAGTTCAACCGCATCCTGCTCGTCGTGCACGGGCTCGAGACGGATGTCACGGTCACCCTGCCGGCGCACGAGGGCGTCGAGCGGTACACGCTGCTGTGGGACTCGGGGCACGACGACATCACCGGCATCGAGGGCGTGCACCACCCGGGCGAGGAGCTCGCGATGGCGCCCACCTCGATGCTGCTGTTCCGGGCGGACTGA
- the ybaK gene encoding Cys-tRNA(Pro) deacylase: MAGTPATAALSAAGIPFSEHAYAHDPANRDFGMEAATALGLDPDQVFKTLLADVDGRLVVGIVPVTGKLDLKALAAAVGGKRAAMADPALAEKRTGYVVGGISPIGQKLRHETVLDETAELWDVVYVSGGRRGFDLGLAPADLIRATDAVVADIAR; the protein is encoded by the coding sequence ATGGCCGGAACGCCCGCGACGGCCGCGCTCTCGGCGGCCGGCATCCCCTTCAGCGAGCACGCCTACGCGCACGACCCCGCGAACCGCGACTTCGGCATGGAGGCGGCCACCGCCCTCGGGCTCGACCCCGATCAGGTGTTCAAGACGCTGCTCGCCGACGTCGACGGGCGCTTGGTGGTCGGGATCGTGCCGGTGACGGGCAAGCTCGACCTGAAGGCGCTCGCGGCGGCGGTCGGCGGCAAGAGGGCGGCGATGGCCGACCCCGCGCTCGCGGAGAAGCGCACCGGCTACGTGGTGGGCGGCATCAGCCCGATCGGCCAGAAGCTGCGACACGAGACGGTGCTCGACGAGACCGCCGAGCTGTGGGATGTGGTCTACGTCTCGGGCGGTCGCCGCGGCTTCGACCTGGGGCTCGCGCCCGCCGATCTCATCCGCGCCACGGATGCCGTGGTGGCCGATATCGCACGCTGA
- the glgP gene encoding alpha-glucan family phosphorylase, which produces MKAIRRFTVRTVLPEALAPLEELAANLRWSWHQPTLELFRDIAPELWDALGKDPYGLLGEVEPARLAELAADEAYVARAEAQRDELRAYLSEPRWYQGLADAPATIAYFSPEFGIADALPQYSGGLGILAGDHLKSASDLGVPIVGVGLFYRSGYFRQAISRDGWQLESYPVLDPDGLPMSVLRGPDGAAMQVILALPDGKALTARIWRLAVGRVTLLLLDTDVPENSEELRTVTDRLYGGGGEHRLLQELLLGIGGARAVGLYTRLAGLPEPAVFHTNEGHAGFLGLERIRELVADGLSFAEALEVVRAGTVFTTHTPVAAGIDRFDAPLVERYFSTDLLPGVDVQDVLALGAEDYAGGTPDTFNMAVMGLRLAQRANGVSKLHGEVSRHMFGALWPGFDPGEVPITSITNGVHPATWTDPQVRALAASRLGTSDATACDWTSDAVTDAELWALRGSLRAQLVADARTRMTNAWDEQNPGVPAPPWYRELLSPDVLTIGFARRVPTYKRLTLMLQDPDRLRALLTDPERPVQLVVAGKSHPADDGGKRLIQLLVEFSQEPDVRERIVFLPDYDIGMAQKLYPGCDVWLNNPLRPLEACGTSGMKAALNGSLNLSILDGWWAEFHDEGNGWAIPSADSAGDAAERDALEAAAMYDLIEHQIAPRFYDRGADGVPGAWVGDIRHTLATLSPALSADRMVREYVERLYLPAAAAEQAMTSADAGAARELAAWTAKVRAAWPEVHVAHVESGGVDASPHVGEELHVRAFVELGDLAPTDVAVELVHGRPRSGEELADPQVLPLELESYDLGKPAVYTGSVRFARAGGFGYTVRIVPRNPLLASDAELGLVALAG; this is translated from the coding sequence GTGAAGGCCATCCGACGGTTCACCGTCCGCACCGTGCTGCCCGAGGCGCTCGCCCCGCTCGAGGAGCTCGCCGCGAACCTGCGTTGGTCGTGGCACCAGCCCACCCTGGAGCTCTTCCGCGACATCGCGCCCGAGCTGTGGGATGCGCTCGGCAAGGATCCGTACGGACTGCTCGGCGAGGTGGAACCGGCCCGGCTCGCGGAGCTCGCGGCCGACGAGGCGTACGTCGCCCGTGCGGAGGCGCAGCGCGACGAGCTGCGCGCCTACCTCTCCGAGCCGCGCTGGTATCAGGGCCTCGCCGACGCGCCCGCCACGATCGCCTACTTCTCGCCCGAGTTCGGCATCGCGGATGCGCTTCCCCAGTACTCGGGCGGCCTCGGCATCCTCGCGGGCGACCACCTCAAGTCGGCCTCCGACCTCGGCGTGCCGATCGTCGGCGTCGGCCTGTTCTACCGTTCCGGCTACTTCCGTCAGGCCATCTCGCGCGACGGTTGGCAGCTCGAGAGCTACCCCGTGCTCGACCCCGACGGGCTGCCCATGAGCGTGCTGCGCGGGCCGGACGGCGCCGCGATGCAGGTCATCCTCGCCCTGCCCGACGGCAAGGCCCTCACCGCACGCATCTGGCGCCTCGCGGTGGGCCGCGTCACCCTGCTGCTGCTCGACACCGACGTGCCCGAGAACTCGGAGGAGCTGCGCACCGTCACCGACCGCCTGTACGGCGGCGGAGGCGAGCACCGCCTGCTGCAGGAGCTGCTGCTCGGCATCGGCGGCGCCCGCGCGGTCGGCCTCTACACGCGCCTCGCCGGGCTGCCCGAGCCCGCCGTCTTCCACACCAACGAGGGCCACGCGGGCTTCCTCGGGCTCGAGCGCATCCGCGAGCTCGTCGCCGACGGGCTCTCGTTCGCCGAGGCACTCGAGGTGGTGCGCGCGGGCACCGTCTTCACGACCCACACGCCCGTCGCGGCCGGCATCGACCGCTTCGACGCCCCGCTCGTCGAACGCTACTTCTCCACGGACCTGCTGCCGGGCGTCGACGTGCAGGACGTGCTCGCGCTCGGCGCCGAGGACTACGCGGGCGGCACCCCCGACACCTTCAACATGGCGGTCATGGGGCTGCGGCTCGCCCAGCGCGCGAACGGCGTCTCGAAGCTGCACGGCGAGGTCAGCCGCCACATGTTCGGCGCGCTGTGGCCCGGCTTCGACCCCGGCGAGGTGCCCATCACCTCCATCACCAACGGCGTGCACCCCGCCACCTGGACCGACCCCCAGGTGCGCGCGCTCGCCGCATCCCGCCTCGGCACGAGCGACGCCACAGCGTGCGACTGGACCTCGGATGCCGTCACCGACGCCGAGCTGTGGGCGCTGCGCGGCAGCCTCCGCGCGCAGCTCGTGGCCGACGCACGCACCCGCATGACGAACGCGTGGGACGAGCAGAACCCCGGCGTGCCCGCGCCGCCGTGGTACCGCGAGCTGCTCTCGCCCGACGTGCTCACGATCGGCTTCGCCCGCCGGGTGCCCACCTACAAGCGCCTCACCCTCATGCTGCAGGATCCGGACCGCCTCCGCGCCCTGCTCACCGACCCCGAGCGGCCCGTGCAGCTCGTCGTGGCCGGCAAGTCGCATCCGGCCGACGACGGGGGCAAGCGCCTCATCCAGCTGCTCGTCGAGTTCTCGCAGGAGCCGGATGTGCGCGAACGCATCGTGTTCCTGCCCGACTACGACATCGGCATGGCGCAGAAGCTCTACCCCGGATGCGACGTGTGGCTCAACAACCCGCTGCGGCCGCTCGAGGCGTGCGGCACCTCCGGCATGAAGGCGGCGCTCAACGGCTCGCTCAACCTGTCGATCCTCGACGGCTGGTGGGCCGAGTTCCACGACGAGGGCAACGGCTGGGCGATCCCCTCCGCCGACTCGGCGGGGGACGCCGCGGAGCGCGACGCGCTCGAGGCGGCCGCCATGTACGACCTCATCGAGCACCAGATCGCCCCGCGCTTCTACGACCGCGGGGCCGACGGGGTGCCGGGCGCCTGGGTGGGCGACATCCGCCACACCCTCGCGACGCTGTCGCCCGCGCTGTCGGCCGACCGCATGGTGCGCGAGTACGTCGAGCGCCTCTACCTGCCGGCCGCCGCCGCCGAGCAGGCGATGACCTCCGCGGATGCCGGCGCGGCCCGCGAGCTCGCCGCATGGACCGCGAAGGTGCGCGCCGCGTGGCCCGAGGTGCATGTGGCGCACGTCGAGTCGGGCGGGGTCGACGCCTCGCCGCACGTGGGGGAGGAGCTGCACGTGCGCGCCTTCGTCGAGCTCGGCGACCTCGCGCCGACGGATGTCGCGGTCGAGCTCGTGCACGGGCGGCCCCGCTCCGGCGAGGAGCTCGCCGACCCGCAGGTGCTGCCGCTCGAGCTCGAGAGCTACGACCTCGGCAAGCCCGCCGTCTACACCGGGTCGGTGCGCTTCGCGCGGGCCGGCGGTTTCGGCTACACGGTGCGCATCGTGCCGCGGAACCCGCTGCTCGCCTCCGACGCCGAGCTCGGCCTCGTCGCCCTCGCCGGATAG
- a CDS encoding cysteine desulfurase family protein — MAVYLDHAATSPMPEEVLAAYTDALRLVGNPSSIHGPGQAARELLESGREAVARSLGVDPVEVVLTGGGTESVNLGVKGLYWAARAADPARRRIVVPLGEHKATIDAVEWLERHEGAAVDWVPLDAAGRIRLDAFAGALAEGGDEVALVTALWANNEVGTVQPVAELVELAHARGVPVHLDAIAAYGQLPIDVHAVGADAVSVSAHKIGGPVGIGALALARTAKLEALLHGGDQQRGRSGTQDAAGAVAFGAAAARAVAALPLSRVAALRDRLVAGVLASVDGAVLRGGAGPERLPGNAHFTFAGVDGDALLYLLDASGIAVSTGSACQAGVAELPHVLLAMGVPESEARGALRVTLGHDTTDADVDAFLAALPAAVARARAAAS; from the coding sequence ATGGCGGTCTACCTCGACCACGCCGCGACCTCGCCCATGCCGGAGGAGGTGCTCGCGGCCTACACCGACGCGTTGCGGCTCGTCGGCAACCCCTCCTCGATCCACGGACCGGGGCAGGCGGCGCGCGAGCTGCTCGAGTCGGGTCGGGAGGCGGTGGCCCGCTCGCTCGGCGTCGACCCCGTCGAGGTCGTGCTGACGGGCGGCGGCACCGAGTCGGTGAACCTCGGCGTCAAGGGGCTGTACTGGGCGGCGCGCGCGGCCGACCCAGCGCGGCGCCGCATCGTCGTGCCGCTCGGCGAGCACAAGGCGACCATCGACGCGGTCGAGTGGCTCGAGCGCCACGAGGGCGCGGCGGTCGACTGGGTGCCGCTCGATGCGGCGGGACGCATCCGCCTCGACGCGTTCGCGGGGGCGCTCGCCGAGGGAGGCGACGAGGTGGCGCTCGTGACGGCGCTGTGGGCCAACAACGAGGTGGGCACGGTGCAGCCGGTCGCCGAGCTCGTGGAGCTCGCCCACGCGCGCGGCGTGCCCGTGCACCTCGACGCGATCGCCGCCTACGGGCAGCTGCCCATCGACGTGCACGCGGTGGGCGCGGATGCCGTGTCGGTGTCGGCGCACAAGATCGGCGGGCCGGTGGGCATCGGGGCGCTCGCGCTCGCCCGCACGGCGAAGCTCGAGGCGCTGCTGCACGGCGGCGACCAGCAGCGCGGCCGCTCGGGCACCCAGGATGCCGCCGGCGCGGTGGCGTTCGGCGCCGCGGCCGCTCGCGCGGTCGCGGCGCTGCCGCTCTCGCGGGTCGCGGCACTGCGCGACCGTCTCGTGGCGGGCGTGCTCGCCTCCGTCGACGGCGCGGTGCTGCGCGGCGGGGCCGGTCCGGAACGCCTCCCCGGCAACGCGCACTTCACCTTCGCGGGCGTCGACGGCGACGCCCTGCTCTACCTGCTCGACGCATCCGGCATCGCCGTCTCCACCGGCTCGGCCTGCCAGGCGGGCGTCGCCGAGCTCCCGCATGTGCTCCTCGCGATGGGGGTCCCCGAGTCCGAGGCCCGCGGCGCCCTGCGCGTCACCCTCGGCCACGACACGACCGACGCCGACGTCGACGCCTTCCTCGCCGCGCTGCCGGCCGCGGTCGCCCGCGCCCGCGCCGCCGCATCCTGA
- the ligA gene encoding NAD-dependent DNA ligase LigA, with translation MARGAKTDEVEQVPEATRTSLQRAHAEAEALTARILELREAYYERDTSLVDDAEYDGLIHRLEELERLFPELQSQDSPTQTVGGGTETSGLATIVHAERMLSLDNVFSADELREWCVKTADAAGRPVHWLTELKIDGLAINLRYEHGVLTSAATRGDGRTGELVTENALRLADVPERLSGTGHPALVEVRGEVFIPVKAFERLNALQAELRERAFAESEERSKGRAGAFDEQKARASAARRFPAFANPRNAASGGLRQQLDKKDGLELEAALARVGSLRLYVHGIGAWPDPPVASQSEIYGLLEGWGLPTTPYSRVSPDVDGVIAYVEHYGEHRHDVEHEIDGIVVKVDELALHDELGATSRAPRWAIAYKYPPEEVQTTLLDIVVSIGRTGRATPFAVMAPAHVSGSTVRQATLHNQDVVKAKGVLIGDTVVLRKAGDVIPEVLGPVVEKRDGTEREFVMPADCPECGTPLAPAKEGDVDLRCPNARACPAQVRGRVEHIGSRGALDIEGLGEVGAAALTQPEIPRPAPLETEAGLFDLTLEQLMPIEVVVRDVETGERKTLPDGSYDLRTPFRKIVQHARKDHPAVEGPSEVAKTLLDELEKAKTKELWRFLVALNIRHVGPVAARALADWFGSLDAIRGATREELAAVDGVGGIIADAVLDWFTIDWHVDIVERWAAAGVQWATPGHPGPGNAAAADGPLAGLTVVATGALEGYTREGAQEAIIRAGGKAASSVSKKTDFVAAGPGAGSKLTKAEELGVRIIDAAQFRILVEQGPAALD, from the coding sequence GTGGCACGTGGGGCGAAGACCGACGAGGTGGAGCAGGTTCCGGAGGCGACGCGCACCTCGCTGCAGCGGGCGCACGCGGAGGCCGAGGCACTGACCGCCCGCATCCTCGAACTGCGCGAGGCGTACTACGAGCGCGACACGAGCCTCGTCGATGACGCCGAGTACGACGGCCTCATCCACCGCCTCGAAGAGCTCGAGCGACTCTTCCCCGAGCTGCAGAGCCAGGACTCGCCCACCCAGACCGTCGGCGGCGGCACCGAGACGAGCGGCCTCGCCACGATCGTGCACGCCGAGCGCATGCTGAGCCTCGACAACGTCTTCTCCGCCGACGAGCTGCGCGAGTGGTGCGTCAAGACCGCGGATGCCGCGGGCCGCCCCGTGCACTGGCTCACCGAGCTGAAGATCGACGGGCTCGCGATCAACCTGCGCTACGAGCACGGCGTGCTCACGAGCGCCGCCACCCGCGGCGACGGCCGCACGGGCGAGCTCGTCACCGAGAACGCGCTGCGGCTCGCGGATGTGCCCGAGCGTCTCTCGGGCACGGGTCACCCCGCGCTCGTCGAGGTTCGCGGCGAGGTGTTCATCCCGGTGAAGGCCTTCGAACGGTTGAACGCCCTGCAGGCGGAGCTGCGCGAGCGCGCCTTCGCCGAGTCCGAGGAGCGGTCGAAGGGCCGCGCGGGCGCCTTCGACGAGCAGAAGGCCCGCGCCTCGGCCGCGCGGCGGTTCCCGGCGTTCGCCAACCCGCGGAATGCGGCATCCGGAGGGCTGCGCCAGCAGCTCGACAAGAAGGACGGCCTCGAACTCGAGGCGGCCCTCGCCCGCGTCGGGTCGCTGCGGCTGTACGTGCACGGCATCGGCGCCTGGCCCGACCCGCCCGTCGCCTCCCAGAGCGAGATCTACGGCCTGCTCGAGGGCTGGGGCCTGCCCACCACCCCCTACAGCCGCGTGAGTCCCGACGTCGACGGCGTCATCGCCTACGTCGAGCACTACGGCGAGCACCGCCACGACGTCGAGCACGAGATCGACGGCATCGTCGTGAAGGTCGACGAGCTCGCCCTGCACGACGAGCTGGGCGCCACGAGCCGCGCCCCGCGCTGGGCCATCGCCTACAAGTACCCGCCCGAGGAGGTGCAGACGACGCTGCTCGACATCGTCGTCTCGATCGGCCGCACCGGCCGCGCCACCCCCTTCGCCGTCATGGCGCCCGCGCACGTCTCCGGTTCGACCGTGCGGCAGGCGACCCTGCACAACCAGGACGTCGTGAAGGCGAAGGGCGTGCTCATCGGCGACACGGTCGTGCTGCGCAAGGCCGGGGATGTCATCCCCGAGGTGCTGGGGCCCGTGGTCGAGAAGCGCGACGGCACCGAGCGCGAGTTCGTGATGCCGGCGGACTGCCCCGAGTGCGGCACCCCGCTCGCGCCCGCCAAGGAGGGCGACGTCGACCTGCGCTGCCCGAACGCGCGCGCCTGCCCCGCCCAGGTGCGCGGTCGCGTCGAGCACATCGGATCGCGGGGTGCGCTCGACATCGAGGGGCTCGGCGAGGTGGGGGCCGCCGCGCTCACCCAGCCCGAGATCCCGCGCCCCGCACCGCTCGAGACGGAGGCGGGGCTCTTCGACCTGACCCTCGAGCAGCTCATGCCGATCGAGGTGGTGGTGCGCGACGTCGAGACCGGCGAGCGCAAGACGCTGCCCGACGGCTCCTACGACCTGCGCACCCCGTTCCGCAAGATCGTGCAGCACGCCCGGAAGGACCACCCCGCGGTCGAGGGCCCCTCGGAGGTCGCGAAGACGCTGCTCGACGAGCTCGAGAAGGCGAAGACGAAGGAACTGTGGCGCTTCCTCGTGGCCCTCAACATCCGGCACGTCGGCCCCGTCGCGGCGCGTGCCCTCGCCGACTGGTTCGGCTCGCTCGACGCCATCCGCGGCGCCACCCGCGAGGAGCTCGCGGCGGTCGACGGCGTCGGCGGGATCATCGCGGATGCCGTGCTCGACTGGTTCACGATCGACTGGCACGTCGACATCGTCGAGCGCTGGGCGGCCGCCGGCGTGCAGTGGGCGACGCCGGGGCATCCCGGGCCGGGCAACGCGGCGGCGGCCGATGGGCCGCTCGCGGGGCTCACCGTGGTGGCCACCGGCGCCCTCGAGGGCTACACGCGCGAGGGCGCGCAGGAGGCGATCATCCGCGCGGGCGGCAAGGCCGCCTCCAGCGTGAGCAAGAAGACGGACTTCGTGGCCGCGGGCCCGGGAGCCGGCTCGAAGCTGACGAAGGCGGAGGAGCTGGGGGTGCGCATCATCGACGCCGCCCAGTTCCGCATCCTCGTCGAGCAGGGGCCCGCCGCGCTCGACTGA
- a CDS encoding glycoside hydrolase family 53 protein yields MRTTSPARRRRRRGLTLAAALVAASTLTVGGIAEPESATAAGTLTMLGADVSSLQRSLDLGVTYYNAAGVAQNPLQILKNKGVNYVRLRVWNNPASGYNNKARVLQQAASAKALGLKVMIDFHYSDTWADPGKQYKPAAWASHNIGQLQTDVYNFTYDVCTALKNQGTTPDSVQIGNEINVGMLWNEGKVVNNDFTNLSLLLKSGYNATKACSSGTQVIIHTADADSDANMRWFYDGIKAKGVSWDITGLSYYCMWHGTLANLYNVIVDAKSRYGKPVVIAETAYPFTTANADGEANSTSATCDGNAASWTGQATEFTWIQNTARNAGAIGVFYWEPTWVATSGNGWDPANIWGTGNQWDNMAVFDWTGHVNPNIVWTP; encoded by the coding sequence ATGCGCACCACCTCCCCCGCCCGACGCCGCCGGCGTCGCGGCCTCACCCTCGCCGCGGCGCTCGTCGCGGCATCCACCCTGACCGTCGGAGGCATCGCCGAGCCCGAGAGCGCGACGGCGGCGGGCACCCTCACGATGCTCGGAGCGGACGTCTCGTCGCTGCAGCGCAGCCTCGACCTCGGGGTGACCTACTACAACGCCGCAGGCGTCGCGCAGAACCCGCTGCAGATCCTCAAGAACAAGGGCGTCAACTACGTGCGCCTGCGGGTCTGGAACAACCCGGCGAGCGGCTACAACAACAAGGCCCGGGTGCTGCAGCAGGCGGCATCCGCGAAGGCGCTCGGCCTCAAGGTGATGATCGACTTCCACTACAGCGACACCTGGGCCGATCCCGGCAAGCAGTACAAGCCGGCCGCCTGGGCCTCGCACAACATCGGCCAGCTGCAGACCGACGTCTACAACTTCACCTACGACGTGTGCACCGCGCTCAAGAACCAGGGCACGACGCCCGACAGCGTGCAGATCGGCAACGAGATCAACGTCGGGATGCTGTGGAACGAGGGCAAGGTCGTGAACAACGACTTCACGAACCTCTCGCTGCTGCTGAAGTCGGGCTACAACGCGACGAAGGCGTGCAGCAGCGGCACGCAGGTGATCATCCACACCGCCGACGCCGACAGCGACGCCAACATGCGCTGGTTCTACGACGGCATCAAGGCCAAGGGCGTCTCGTGGGACATCACGGGCCTCTCGTACTACTGCATGTGGCACGGCACGCTCGCGAACCTGTACAACGTGATCGTCGACGCCAAGTCGCGCTACGGGAAGCCCGTCGTCATCGCCGAGACCGCGTACCCGTTCACCACGGCGAACGCCGACGGCGAGGCCAACTCGACGAGCGCCACCTGCGACGGCAACGCCGCGAGCTGGACCGGCCAGGCGACCGAGTTCACCTGGATCCAGAACACGGCGCGCAACGCGGGCGCCATCGGTGTCTTCTACTGGGAGCCGACGTGGGTCGCGACCTCGGGCAACGGCTGGGACCCGGCCAACATCTGGGGCACCGGCAACCAGTGGGACAACATGGCCGTCTTCGACTGGACGGGCCACGTGAACCCCAACATCGTCTGGACGCCGTGA